The genomic DNA aattctacaaattaataaaagataacaGGACCTCACAATAAAAGATCAATTTCATAACTTTTTATTGAACAAAAGATAAACAACTCTAAATTTAACAACTTCATCTTTTTTTGCTGTTAAGAAAGTCACGCACATAAACTCGATAATGTATTACCAAGACAATTGACTTCATATCTTTTACTTCTAAGAAAGTAATGCACATAAACACAATAATGTATCACTAATACAATTGACGTATATGAACAACAAACGACCACGAAAACtgagaatattatttaaaatataaaaattccgGACGAAAAAATTGGTCAGACTAAATAATATGCCAAACTGAACAAAATATAACACGAACTCAAATCGTGGTGatagaaaagaaaatgagaCACCCCTAGACACTATCAAAcgctaaaaaaaatatcaaatggGCAGCGAATAAaatgacttttcatcttctctaAACAATTGTTAATTGTTAGTGAGACAAATAAGAATTTATGAGTTAAATCAAATtggtataatatataaaataaagagtataCATGTTACTTAAAAATtggaagaaaaaacaaaaacaggATCATGTGGTGAAGTAGATCATTCAAAAGAGTCGCAGTCAATTCTTAATTTTGGCATGTCCAAAAGTCTTCGTTAATTAATTATtcgagatgaagaagaagaaaagcaTGTGGCCACATTTCCAACACATTTATTCAAGGAAACCAACTACGAAtcactttttattaattaatttatgatgaGACAATAAAAATAGACCTACATGCCGACTTCTTCATGTTTATTATTGTCAACAACCAATTAATACGATTTATATCATCCTTGTTAGAATTCCAATAATGAAATCTGAAATAAAGGCAACAAACAAGAACTTGCAATTAAAGAACAATTAGAACAAAGAACATCATTCCATTCCTACTTTTACATATCATTCCTAGGTTCTACAATTCTGTCTTTCTTAAAGCTGTTAAATCCTAACAAACAAACAGATGACCACGACTCGAACTAAACCATTTACATTTCAAATGCAGTTAACTTCCCTACACATAATGTTGTATGTTCACAACTACCTCGAAGAAGATCAGCAAACCTCAAACGCGTTGAATCAAACAGAAACCTGTTTTCAAGATCAGATAAGTGCAATTACCACAAATAACCCAATCATGAAGAAAAGCATCTTTAGATAATAATCAGCTTgttgttgctgctgctgctggcgGCCAGGAATGATCCCAGCATTTGGATATGTCTGAAACGGGCCAGAGAATGAATTCGGGTTAAACCCAGATTGAGCACCATACAAAGCATAAGGAAATCCATGAAACTGAATGTTGAGCAATGGCGGTATTAAACCCCCAAAACCAGCTGACATTGCAAAATTACGAAATCCAGCAAGTCCATATCCAAAATTAGGTAAGCTATTTGATTCGGGTGGTGATGCAGTTTGAGGCCTTTGTCCAGCAGGCCGGTTAGGGATTTCAATTCCAGGAACCGACTTCAACCTTGGATCAGTTGCAGGTGTCTTTCCTCTTCCATAAAGAGGAACCAACTTCTCCTCATCTATGATAGCCTTACAAACAGGGCAATCTTGCGATTGAGAATGAAGGCGTAGCCATCTGTAAAGACACGGCCAACAAAACAAATGGCCACAAAGAGTAACAATTGGTTCTTGTGCTAGTTCAAAACAAATGTTACATTCAAAATCACCAGCATCATTGCCTCCTGAGGTGGAAGGCGGTTGTAGGGGCTGAGAACTTAACGGTTCAGGTTCAGGTTCAGCCCCAATTGCCATTTCGAACtgaaaataaacatataatcaATGATTTATAAGAAGAAACCCTAGGGTTTGGTAATATCATTTCTTTTCTAAAACAATTACACATGCACATGCTGAAAATCATGTCATTAAGAAAACTCAAATAATGGACAAAAAAGAGAAGATATATACGTTTACAACAAGGATTCTTCGAATTTGAGAATGATTTAAGAACTTCAAATCAGCTAAAAAGAACACAAGGGTATTAGACATTACAACGTAAATCAGCTAAAAGAAGTTCAAATTATCAACACATTTCGAAGGATAAACACGGAATCAACCGTGATCAGTTCTTAAATCCGTTTGGAATGCACAAAACAGATGATTAAATGAATGAAATCAAACGCAAATTAACTTGCAGAGAATGG from Impatiens glandulifera chromosome 9, dImpGla2.1, whole genome shotgun sequence includes the following:
- the LOC124915162 gene encoding E3 ubiquitin-protein ligase RNF185-like codes for the protein MAIGAEPEPEPLSSQPLQPPSTSGGNDAGDFECNICFELAQEPIVTLCGHLFCWPCLYRWLRLHSQSQDCPVCKAIIDEEKLVPLYGRGKTPATDPRLKSVPGIEIPNRPAGQRPQTASPPESNSLPNFGYGLAGFRNFAMSAGFGGLIPPLLNIQFHGFPYALYGAQSGFNPNSFSGPFQTYPNAGIIPGRQQQQQQQADYYLKMLFFMIGLFVVIALI